From Rhodobium gokarnense, a single genomic window includes:
- a CDS encoding quaternary amine ABC transporter ATP-binding protein, with protein sequence MTEEQNIKIKVDSICKVFGEDPESVMDLVHQGVSKSDLLEQTGHVIGIRDVSLDIAAGQTFVIMGLSGSGKSTLIRHFNRLIEPTAGHILVDGVDVVGMNQRELKEFRRSKVSMVFQRFALLPHKTVLDNVSYGLFISGMSRKKAHDHAMEQVELVGLSGFEHHFPTQLSGGMQQRVGLARALATDAEVLLMDEAFSALDPLIRNDMQSQLKELQARLHKTIVFITHDLDEALRIGDSIAILKDGELRQVGTGTEIMLHPADDYVERFVRDVNRSRVLTIGSIAEPVDGVLEGLPADTPRIRQDTMLDEGFRALATGSGTAIVVDEASRPIGVVTPKTLLEALAG encoded by the coding sequence ATGACCGAAGAACAGAACATCAAGATCAAGGTCGACAGCATCTGCAAGGTGTTCGGCGAAGACCCGGAGTCGGTGATGGACCTGGTGCACCAGGGGGTCAGCAAGAGCGATCTCCTGGAGCAAACCGGACACGTCATCGGCATTCGCGACGTCAGCCTCGACATCGCCGCCGGCCAGACCTTCGTCATCATGGGGCTTTCCGGCTCCGGTAAGTCGACGCTGATCCGCCATTTCAACCGGCTGATCGAGCCGACGGCCGGGCACATCCTGGTGGACGGCGTCGACGTCGTCGGCATGAACCAGCGCGAGTTGAAGGAGTTCCGGCGCTCCAAGGTGTCGATGGTGTTCCAGCGCTTCGCCCTGTTGCCGCACAAGACCGTGCTGGACAATGTCAGCTACGGGCTCTTCATTTCCGGCATGAGCCGGAAGAAGGCCCATGACCACGCCATGGAGCAGGTCGAGCTGGTGGGCCTCTCCGGTTTCGAGCACCACTTCCCGACCCAGCTTTCCGGCGGCATGCAGCAGCGCGTCGGCCTTGCCCGGGCGCTCGCCACCGATGCCGAGGTGCTCTTGATGGACGAGGCGTTCAGCGCGCTCGACCCGTTGATCCGCAACGACATGCAGTCCCAGCTCAAGGAACTGCAGGCGCGGCTGCACAAGACCATCGTCTTCATCACCCACGACCTCGACGAGGCGCTGAGGATCGGCGACAGCATCGCCATCCTGAAGGACGGCGAATTGCGCCAGGTCGGCACCGGGACGGAGATCATGCTGCATCCGGCCGACGACTACGTCGAACGCTTCGTGCGCGACGTCAACCGCTCGCGGGTGCTGACCATCGGCTCCATCGCCGAGCCGGTCGACGGGGTGCTTGAAGGCCTGCCGGCCGACACGCCGCGGATCCGCCAGGACACCATGCTCGACGAGGGATTCCGGGCGCTTGCCACGGGATCGGGCACCGCCATCGTCGTCGACGAGGCGTCGCGGCCGATCGGCGTGGTGACGCCGAAGACCCTGCTTGAGGCCCTGGCGGGCTGA
- a CDS encoding ABC transporter permease, whose amino-acid sequence MAENFPELIDTRALRIGIDDGFNWVVANYGEALEIAFLPVLRMLTETERFLQWLPWYVVLLALCALTYAATRSIKAMVGVAVMLFLIGLTGMWDAAMATIALMLISTLLAVILGIPIGIAMSRSDTLQAISLPVLDIMQTMPIFVYLIPFVMLFGPGKIPALLATIVFAIPPVIRLTNLGIRQVDAEVIEAVTAFGATPTQRLFTAQIPLALPTIMAGVNQTTMMALSMVVIASMIGAGGLGYQVLQGIQRLEVSRGLLAGLGIVFLAIIFDRIAQAYGRRSQQHLNLGD is encoded by the coding sequence ATGGCGGAGAACTTTCCAGAACTCATCGACACGCGGGCGTTGCGTATCGGCATTGACGACGGTTTCAACTGGGTGGTCGCCAACTATGGCGAGGCCCTGGAAATAGCGTTTCTGCCCGTGCTCAGAATGCTGACGGAGACAGAACGATTCCTGCAATGGCTGCCCTGGTACGTCGTGCTTTTGGCGCTGTGCGCCCTGACCTATGCCGCGACGCGCAGCATCAAGGCCATGGTCGGCGTTGCCGTGATGCTGTTCCTGATCGGCCTGACCGGCATGTGGGATGCGGCGATGGCGACCATCGCCCTGATGCTGATCTCCACCCTTCTTGCCGTCATCCTCGGCATACCGATCGGCATTGCCATGTCGCGGTCGGACACCTTGCAGGCGATCTCGCTGCCGGTGCTCGACATCATGCAGACGATGCCGATCTTCGTTTACCTGATCCCGTTCGTGATGCTGTTCGGCCCGGGCAAGATCCCGGCGCTGCTGGCCACCATCGTGTTCGCGATCCCACCGGTGATCCGGCTGACCAATCTCGGCATTCGCCAGGTCGATGCGGAGGTCATCGAGGCGGTGACCGCGTTCGGCGCGACGCCGACCCAGCGCCTCTTCACGGCGCAGATCCCGCTCGCCCTGCCGACGATCATGGCCGGCGTCAACCAGACCACGATGATGGCGCTGTCGATGGTGGTGATCGCCTCGATGATCGGCGCCGGCGGTCTCGGCTATCAGGTGCTCCAGGGCATCCAGCGGCTGGAGGTGAGCCGTGGACTGCTTGCCGGCCTCGGCATCGTGTTCCTGGCCATCATCTTCGACCGCATCGCCCAGGCCTATGGCCGGCGATCGCAACAGCATCTGAATCTCGGGGACTGA
- a CDS encoding MurR/RpiR family transcriptional regulator, producing the protein MSDTRTGFDDDNGSGPDPMAPVTSSLEGRIRAHYEDLPESERRIADLILESPGEVAAYSATELASLSGGSKAAVTRLVRRLGFASFEEARRAARDGQTWGSPLYLLSREAPADSFGSRVQTQIDQDTRNITLTLETLQSDVFAEIVGAICRARRVFFLGYRNGHYLAGYARQQFLIGRDEVYLLPSPGETLAEEIAGLTPDDVLIVLGFRRRVDEMRQAMAAAGKAGAKLLYITDRTAKPSPHATWTIPCAVRGRDVFDRYASAMSLLHFLAVAVFNRLGAKARARLQRIEGLHEDLHDFD; encoded by the coding sequence ATGTCCGATACACGCACAGGTTTTGACGACGACAACGGATCGGGCCCCGATCCGATGGCGCCGGTGACCTCGTCGCTGGAAGGCCGCATCCGCGCCCACTATGAAGACCTGCCGGAAAGCGAGCGGCGGATTGCCGACCTGATCCTGGAATCCCCTGGCGAGGTCGCCGCCTACAGCGCGACGGAACTGGCGAGCCTCTCCGGCGGCTCCAAGGCCGCGGTGACGCGACTGGTGCGCCGTCTCGGCTTTGCGAGTTTCGAGGAGGCGCGCCGCGCCGCCCGCGACGGCCAGACCTGGGGCTCGCCCCTCTACCTGTTGTCGCGCGAGGCGCCGGCCGACAGCTTCGGCAGCCGCGTCCAGACCCAGATCGACCAGGACACCCGCAACATCACGCTGACGCTGGAGACCCTGCAGTCAGACGTCTTTGCGGAGATCGTCGGCGCTATCTGCCGTGCCCGCCGGGTGTTCTTCCTCGGCTACCGCAACGGCCACTATCTCGCCGGCTATGCCCGCCAGCAGTTCCTGATCGGCCGCGACGAGGTCTATCTCCTGCCCTCGCCCGGCGAGACGCTGGCCGAGGAGATCGCCGGTCTGACCCCGGACGACGTCCTCATCGTCCTCGGCTTTCGCCGCCGGGTCGACGAGATGCGCCAGGCAATGGCCGCCGCCGGCAAGGCGGGCGCGAAGCTGCTCTACATCACCGACAGGACGGCAAAGCCCTCCCCGCACGCGACCTGGACGATCCCCTGCGCGGTGCGCGGCCGCGACGTCTTCGACCGCTACGCTTCGGCAATGTCGCTGCTGCACTTCCTCGCCGTCGCCGTCTTCAACCGGCTCGGCGCCAAGGCGCGGGCCCGCCTGCAGCGCATCGAGGGCCTGCACGAGGACCTGCACGACTTCGATTGA
- a CDS encoding TRAP transporter small permease has product MQDLARHAIGLSRRLNWFVERLCVGLLILLVLDVWLGVLVRYVLPSNWTFTEELARYLMIWMALLAVSSGISHREHIGMLVIFERFPPLARKLLAIAFDVIAFVFFAVIFIYGIGFVERGFSRLTMIYEMPKAYPFIGVPLAAGLACIQLCLVAVHDFFASDVHAAADRAEI; this is encoded by the coding sequence TTGCAGGATCTGGCACGGCATGCGATCGGCCTCAGCCGGCGGCTCAACTGGTTCGTCGAACGGCTCTGCGTCGGCCTTCTCATCCTCCTCGTCCTCGATGTCTGGCTCGGCGTGCTGGTGCGCTACGTGCTGCCGTCGAACTGGACCTTCACCGAGGAACTGGCCCGCTACCTGATGATCTGGATGGCGTTGCTCGCCGTCTCCAGCGGCATCTCGCACCGCGAGCATATCGGCATGCTGGTCATCTTCGAGCGCTTTCCGCCGCTCGCCCGCAAGCTCCTCGCCATTGCCTTCGACGTCATCGCCTTCGTCTTCTTCGCCGTCATCTTCATCTACGGCATCGGCTTTGTGGAGCGCGGCTTCTCGCGGCTCACCATGATCTACGAGATGCCGAAGGCCTATCCGTTCATCGGCGTGCCGCTTGCTGCCGGGCTCGCCTGCATCCAGCTCTGCCTTGTCGCCGTCCACGACTTCTTTGCGTCCGATGTCCATGCGGCCGCCGACCGGGCGGAGATCTGA
- a CDS encoding ABC transporter substrate-binding protein, whose amino-acid sequence MNSLKTSVFGAVAAAALISASAAPASATECGTDDKITIAEMTWLSASTLAHVTQKILADGYGCNAEVVPGDTVPTATSMLTKGEPTIAPEMWVSTAQAIWDKMMDKGNVYKAGDIFGSGGQEGWWIPDYTAKEHPEIKSINDLKDNWELFADVANPDKGRLYGCPPGWGCEIITNNLFKALNLGETYELFSPGSGANLKASIARQVTRKKPMVAYYWGPTAVIGKYNLVRLDMPEHDADKFKCLTDKNCADPQVTGWAVGEVAVAATTELKEKAPNVAEFLSKMQVPNDDISKVLAWGDENKASPAETAAYFLKNNEAIWTAWVPEDVAAKVKESL is encoded by the coding sequence ATGAATAGCCTCAAAACTTCTGTTTTCGGTGCTGTAGCTGCGGCGGCGCTGATCTCTGCTTCCGCCGCGCCGGCGTCGGCCACGGAATGCGGAACCGACGACAAGATCACCATTGCCGAAATGACCTGGCTGTCGGCCAGCACGCTGGCCCATGTCACCCAGAAGATTCTCGCCGACGGCTATGGCTGCAACGCCGAAGTGGTGCCGGGTGATACCGTCCCGACCGCGACGTCGATGCTGACCAAGGGCGAGCCGACCATTGCCCCGGAGATGTGGGTCTCCACCGCCCAGGCGATCTGGGACAAGATGATGGACAAGGGCAACGTCTATAAGGCCGGCGACATCTTCGGCAGCGGCGGCCAGGAAGGCTGGTGGATTCCGGACTACACCGCCAAGGAGCATCCGGAAATCAAGTCGATCAACGACCTGAAGGACAACTGGGAGCTGTTCGCCGACGTCGCCAATCCCGACAAGGGCCGGCTCTATGGCTGTCCTCCGGGCTGGGGCTGCGAGATCATCACCAACAATCTCTTCAAGGCCCTCAATCTGGGCGAGACCTACGAGCTGTTCTCGCCCGGTTCCGGCGCCAACCTGAAGGCTTCGATCGCCCGCCAGGTGACCCGCAAGAAGCCGATGGTCGCCTACTACTGGGGCCCGACCGCCGTCATCGGCAAGTACAACCTCGTCCGTCTCGACATGCCCGAGCATGACGCCGACAAGTTCAAGTGCCTGACCGACAAGAACTGCGCCGATCCGCAGGTCACCGGCTGGGCCGTCGGCGAGGTGGCCGTCGCCGCCACGACCGAACTGAAGGAAAAGGCTCCGAACGTCGCCGAATTCCTGTCCAAGATGCAGGTCCCGAACGACGACATCTCCAAGGTCCTGGCCTGGGGCGACGAGAACAAGGCCTCGCCGGCCGAGACCGCCGCCTACTTCCTGAAGAACAACGAGGCCATCTGGACCGCGTGGGTTCCGGAAGACGTGGCCGCCAAGGTCAAGGAATCGCTTTGA